The Pyxidicoccus sp. MSG2 DNA segment ACAGGATGAAGCGTAGGTCGCGCGAGAAGGCGAGGAGCAGCGCCAGCGCGAGCACCGTGCCCGGCACGGCGTAGGGCCACACCGCGAGCGCCTCCACTCCCGCGCCCGCGCGGCGGAAACCTCGCTGGAGCACCGCCGCCGCGAGCCCCAGTGCGCACACCAGCCCGCCCGCGCCCGCCGCCAGCAGCAGGCTGCGTCCGGTGGCGCGCAGCGTGCGCGGCTCCAGCAGCACGCCGGACCAGTGCGCCAGCGTCAACTCCCGCCACGCCAGGTCCGCGCCGAAGCTGCGCTGCATGGACGTGAGGAGGATGGCCGCCAGCGGGAGCAGCACCCACACCGCGCAGGTGACGCCCACCGCCACCGTGGCCGGCCCCCGCGCTCGGCCCAGGGGGAAGAGGCGGGAGGACACACCCTTGCCCGCGCTCAACCGCACACGGCCCGAGCGCCCCAGCGCCCACGTCGCCACGAGCGCCAGGGGCACGAGCAGCAGCAGTCCCGTGGCCAGCACCGACGCACGCGCCAGCCCCGCGTCTCCGCCCAGCAGCACCAACTCGTAGATGCGCGTGGTGAGCACGCGCGTGGGCGGCGACGCCGACACGCCCAGGAGGTACGGCACGCCGAAGGACGACGCCGCCATGAGGAACACCATCACCGCGCCGGACAGCAGCGACGGCAGGGCCAGCGGAAGCGTCGTCGTCAGCAGCGCGCGCACCGGCGAGGCGCCGCACACGCGCGCGGCCTCCTCCAGCGCCGGGTCCACCCGACGGAACGCGGCGGCCCCGGCGAGCAGCACCAGCGGCAGACCCGAGAGTCCCTCCACGAAGGCGATGCCCGCCGGGCCGTAGATGTCGAAAGTGCCCTCGCCCAACAGTCGGTTGAGGTAGCCCGCCCGGGGGCTCGCGAGGGACAGCCACCCCATGCCCCAGATGAACGCGGGAATGGCGGAGGGCAGGGTGAACAGCACCGTGAACGTCCCACGCAGCGGCAGGTCCGTGCGGAACAGCAGCAGCGCCAGCGGTGTGCCGAGCACCAGCGCCAGCAGCGCGGCCCCCGTGGACACCGTCAGCGTGTTCCCCAGCGCCCCACCTTCCGAGGCCAGCCACGACAGGTCCCCATGCGTCCCCACTCCGCGCAGGAGCAGCACGACGACGGGGCCGACGGCGAAGAACAGGACGGGCACCAGCCACGCGCCCAGCCCGAGCCACCGCCCTCGCGCGGCGTGCGCGCTCATCGGGAGAACGCCCGGGTGAAGGACTCCTTGACGTCCCCACCGCGCGTGAGGCCCCGCTCCACGAGCGCGGGTGTCCACGGCTGCGCGCGCTCCAGCAGCGCGTCCACACCGGGCTCACCCCGCGGCCCGCCGAGCCTGGGGTCCACCGCGTGCATGTCGCCCTTCTCGACGATGAGGCGCTGGCCCTCGGGGGACAGGAGGACGTCCAGCACGGCCTTCGCCGCCACCGGGTTGGGCGTCGTCGCGAAGAGGCCCACCGGGCCGGGGATGACCACGGCGCCATCGGTGGGCCACACCACCTGGATGGGACTGCCGCGAGCCCGGGCCGCCAGCGCGTTCTCCAACAGCAGCACTCCGGCGTCCGCCTCGCCGCTCTCCACCTTCTGGAGCACCGCCGCGTTGCCTCCGGCGACGATGGCGCCGCGCTCGCGCAGGCCGGTGAAGAAGGCGTCGCCGTACCTCGCCTGGCAGAACACCGCCCAGGTGAAGGCGGTGCCCGACGTGAGCGGGTCACCAATGGCCACGCGCCCCTTCCAGCGTCCGTCCGCCAACTCAGCGAAGGACGACGGCACAGGCGTGGTGCCCTGGCGGTGCACCAGCACCATGGTGGACAGGCGGATGGCCGCGTAGCGCGCGTCCAGGTCCACCAGCGAGCGGGGCACCCGGAGCACGTTGGGCGAGGCGTAGCGCGCGAAGGCGCCCTCGCGAGCGAGCCGCTCGTAGAGGAACGGGTCCGACGTGGCGAGCAGGTCCGCGCGCACGGCGCCCGCGGCGCGCTCGGCTTCGAGCCGGCTGGCCACCTTCTCGCTGCCGGCCTGGTACCAGTGCACCTGAACGCCGGGGAGCTTCTCCTTCAGCAGCGGGTCCAGCGCGTCCAGCACGTGCCGATACATGGACGTGTAGACCCACACGTCTCCGGACGGTGCGCCCTCGCGCGCGGCCACGGGGCCTGACGCGGGCGCGGCGGACTCGATGCGGCACGCGGCGAGCAGGGCGAGCAGGGCGAGCACGGCGGCCAGGCCGGCGCCCCGGACCAGGGCAGGAGAGGGCATTCGCCGGGGATTATGCGGAACGGGAGCGGAAAGTCACCGCTGCGTCGGGTTGCGGCGGGGATGCATGGGTTTCGGCCACCGCGGCTTCGGGCTCGCGCGCGGCGGTGTGGAAGTTCGTGGGGTGGTAGCGGTCTCGCAGCCGCATGAACGG contains these protein-coding regions:
- a CDS encoding ABC transporter permease — protein: MSAHAARGRWLGLGAWLVPVLFFAVGPVVVLLLRGVGTHGDLSWLASEGGALGNTLTVSTGAALLALVLGTPLALLLFRTDLPLRGTFTVLFTLPSAIPAFIWGMGWLSLASPRAGYLNRLLGEGTFDIYGPAGIAFVEGLSGLPLVLLAGAAAFRRVDPALEEAARVCGASPVRALLTTTLPLALPSLLSGAVMVFLMAASSFGVPYLLGVSASPPTRVLTTRIYELVLLGGDAGLARASVLATGLLLLVPLALVATWALGRSGRVRLSAGKGVSSRLFPLGRARGPATVAVGVTCAVWVLLPLAAILLTSMQRSFGADLAWRELTLAHWSGVLLEPRTLRATGRSLLLAAGAGGLVCALGLAAAVLQRGFRRAGAGVEALAVWPYAVPGTVLALALLLAFSRDLRFILLGRVAFVLALAHTPWLLLIAYAAKYLALGARNSAEALAQIDPSLAEAARVSGAGPLRAFVDAPLPLLRPALVVAFVLAFLACATEITMSVLLVPAGSEVLGTLLFELQSYADPAAAAVLACAFVALVVVGQAVLARMGRRAVEVR
- a CDS encoding ABC transporter substrate-binding protein; protein product: MPSPALVRGAGLAAVLALLALLAACRIESAAPASGPVAAREGAPSGDVWVYTSMYRHVLDALDPLLKEKLPGVQVHWYQAGSEKVASRLEAERAAGAVRADLLATSDPFLYERLAREGAFARYASPNVLRVPRSLVDLDARYAAIRLSTMVLVHRQGTTPVPSSFAELADGRWKGRVAIGDPLTSGTAFTWAVFCQARYGDAFFTGLRERGAIVAGGNAAVLQKVESGEADAGVLLLENALAARARGSPIQVVWPTDGAVVIPGPVGLFATTPNPVAAKAVLDVLLSPEGQRLIVEKGDMHAVDPRLGGPRGEPGVDALLERAQPWTPALVERGLTRGGDVKESFTRAFSR